In Aegilops tauschii subsp. strangulata cultivar AL8/78 chromosome 3, Aet v6.0, whole genome shotgun sequence, one genomic interval encodes:
- the LOC109771417 gene encoding uncharacterized protein has protein sequence MAKQFLGLELQHVPRDTNKEADDIAKRASRSLPQEPDVFEERLFKPSAAPPSAEPASPQEEIPQPPASGAPACGPTSGARLLLALEPQEGCWTEESKAYLVQGTLPEKEEDAERVARQAMAYCIQDSELYRK, from the coding sequence atggcgaagcagttcttgggcctagaGCTACAACATGTGCCTCGCGACAcgaacaaggaagctgacgacatcgccaaaAGGGCATCCAGGAGCCTGCCCCAGGAGCCCgacgtctttgaggagcggctcttcaagccttcagcAGCTCCCCCGTCTGCGGAGCCGGCATCACCTCAGGAGGAAATTCCCCAACCACCAGCCTCGGGAGCCCCCGCCTGTGGCCCGACTTCAGGAGCACGCCTGctcctggcgctcgagcctcaggaggggtgctggaccgaggaGTCCAAGGCATACCTGGTGCAAGGAACGCTGCcggagaaagaagaggacgcggagcgcgtggcccggcaggctATGGCATATTGCATCCAGGACAGTGAGTTGTATAGAAAATGA